The window GGATAGGGATAAGATAATCATCAAGGAAAGATAAGCATAAGCCGAGGCAACCCCTTTTCCAACCCATTAGTGCTCCGGGATCAAAGGGATGGTGTAACCAAGGGTAAAAGCCAAGATTAACCAATAATTTTACTAGTCTATCATCCAAGACTAAAGAGTTGTGGCCTAGAAATCTTCTCTTAAGGGAAAGTACACCTTTATTTAAAAGTTTTCCAAGGATATGATTACCTTGAGCAAAACTAGTAGCACAATTTGCATCACACAAACTCAAAGGAATATGTCcaatatcatggtcaatattAAAAGAATGAACACTAACTTGAGGATTTTGAATCATATCACTCACATGATCAAGTAGTGATCTATCCTTAAGAGCAAATTGACCAACATATGTAATAAGAGAACTACCAAggaaagattcatgcttttctacACTATGTAAACCCGAAGATACTTTACATTGGATACTAATATACTTATCATAACATTTAAAGCCTAAGGAAGTGTAGAGTACAGAAATTATACCTCAGTGTATGCCACGACTGTCCGCTTGTTTGGAGCTCTCGGCCAAGGGTGTCACTAGCTCATTTCCCATGTTATCGTGTGGAATCCCTttttgatccttctttgatagaagATAAACTTGAACCTATACATAAGAAGGGTCAATGCTAGGCAAAGCGCTAGCATATGGGTTAGTGAGTATCAAAGATCCTTTGTGGGCAAATCCTACAAGcacatttttctttccctttcctaCTTCACTACCCACGGTTTCCCTTTTCTTTGCCCTCttctcttcatattcttcttgtattTCACCATTAAGTTTCTCTCCATCTTAAGGCTTGGCCTCATTCTCCTTGGATCCTAACTCTCCCTCTTTTTCTACTTAGATGGTGTGTTTTTGGGTTAATATATCTTGGGAAGGAGACATTAGATTTAATGGAGTGTAGGGTCTTTGAATTGGACGATTTTGGAGTGGAGGACTTGGGTTTAGGGATGGAATTTGGGTTCTAAGTCCTCCTTATGGAACTTGGTGGAGTGAGGAACGGCTAggtccatcttgttcttggcttTGGGAGTAAAGATTGATTTGGTTTGTAGCATTTGGTGGATACAATCTTTGGTGTAAGGTTTCGGGAGTAATAGTAGGTGATGTATTTTGAGTGGTATGAGGTTGAGAACTCTTCTGTCTTTCCACCGTCTCCAATCTTTCACTCGTTGAGGCCACATCCGAATCCAACTTCTCAACATTTGCCTTCATCCTAGCCATGCTTCGAGATAAAGTTTCAAGACTAGCTAAGAGGAAATTCATAACATTATTTTCCACGGTTGGGGAATTGGAATTTTTGGGTTCCATTTTCAATTGTAcctacaaaacaagcaaacatTAGTTTAAAATACACTAGACATTCTTCACACTCAGCTTTCTCACTTGGTCCTCCAAGTGTTGTAAGCCGGCTATCAATCCTTGAGTGCTTAGAAATGATTCTACTCTTGAGTTGGAGTGGATTTCGGTTATAAGACTCAAAGAAGTTTTGTACGAACTTGAATAAAAAACAACTACGAACTATAAACGAGCAAAGCACCACAAGTAACACTTACACAAAAGAAGTACCcaaaaactagttcacaacttagtaggttgttactaGTTGTCAACTAGTATAGGAGTCAATGAAAATGAAACTAACagagacaaggaaagaaactaTGGATGTCCAAGaacttgagttttttttttggttattggCATGGCCAacgatttttattgttattttttttctttcgtcgttgatattgttgttgatgtggaGTATAATATTTTCAAGACATAAGTTGTTTAATCTTGTTTGTTGGTGATGAAGTTTCAATTTTGGAGTAACAAGACAAGGCTTTGGATTCTCTTTCCAAAGTCCAAAAAGGTGTACATCATCTTTCACCAACTTACACTaaaatggcaaaacacctttttgccTTGTCTtttccctttcctcttttggcctTTCTTGAAAGATGTTTTGACACTCTTTTGGTAGGCAAGCTTTTGGTAGGTCTTTGTTTCTTTTCCACTTTAGTGTTTTCTTAAAATTACTCCCAAGACAACACAATACCTTACCTATCTCTtccctttttcaaatcaaacaaggcATTTTGTTGAATATTACTCATGaacaacatgaacaacaacaagaacactttgaacaataacaatatctaaaCTATCCAacctttcaacaacaacataacaaAGCTCAAATCTTGGACTTTAGACTCAAGTGTGCTAGTAAAACAACAATCTAACATACGAAACTACTAAGACAAGAAAAATAGCACCTaatctagacacaaattcggCCAAACAACAACACCACTTCGGCCAAGACACCCAACCCatagaataacttctttttgtaAGATTTTCGACCTTGGAAACCTCTTCTaatgtttgaaaacaaagatctaacactataaaacacaaaacacacaaaatttacaagaaaaataGGCACAAATCTCGgtcaaaacaacaacaagacacaattttggccaagacaacaagaatggacagatttgcttctttttggatttttcagcttttcaacacctcttttttttttttttcgacttagagagcccaagattggtagtgtaggaacacaaccagccttagctttgataccaaatgataccaaaaggTATCTACAAGatcacaaaatagtccacaaactcacaaaaatagtccacacgtACAAGACATTAAACGAAAATaacaaacttgaaagataaggagatagataacttgaaCAAATAGGAGGCGTGGGCCACAGGTCATACATAAGCCGCCGGGTCACACGAAAGAAGAACACCCAACATAAAGATGCACACTCCTCCATGTGAAGAAGTGCATATCCCATTTTTGCACAGCAGGGTTATGAAAATCCACAAGAAGCGACTGGGCGTACAAAGAGGATATAAAAtatagcaactaaagagtgtatcaaaatcTAAAACCTCTATAAATCatattaacaagcaccaagttcttacggggACACAAGAGGAACTCTgttcactcaagcactctcgTTTCTAGTCGTCTCACAACACAAATAgaacctttcacttgtgaagcttaaaatgtttggtggtctactcttttcttgagaggaaatatgGTGTTCAATGTTACAAAGTGATTTTAAAATGAGCTAACTAATAAAATAAGACTAAGAGGTTCCTACtgatagtctattacaaaagagatgggaaatgacacatttacccttaatgaagggggtgggtttggagtgtataaatggggctgacttgtagtgtttttaagatactcaaggcatgtcttcacactttaatacatacactCCCTTGGATGAACTTAAGACATGCTCAACCGCATCCATTTTTATAAACGCGCCTTGTAGTCTTTGTAGTTCCTGAGCTTGGACAAGGcttcaaaaggtcttcaatttCTTTGCAAATCCAAAACGTGGACCTTCAACAAaaacttgtaatccttgtgctcctcatgcttgtatcacTGTCTGACTGAATAGGTTAATATTTTGTGAACTAGTGAAACTATTTGCGCTTTGTGCGATCCTAGAAGATTTGATTTAACTTATGAATTGCTCTCTTTGTTTCAAAAAGTATCATATGATAAGTTTCAGATCACAAAattaaaggatatgttgatacatttaacataattGTTATTTAAAATCACAAGAGGCAAAagtccttttcatttttttaaactcCATCTTGAGTCaaaataaatcattctttttaaCACGAAGTGagtattatttataaaaaaaaaaatcaaaagtatgACTATACAatcttaaatattatttttagttcgtacattctcaaaaagaaaaagaaaaaagagagtatGGTTTCAatacattttattattaaaactaCTGATGTTTTattctaccaaaaaaaaaaaactactgattttttatttttaccaacTCCTCATCATTCGAGACTTAGATCCTAAGATAATAAAAAGAGAGTATTCTTAAAATTAGCATCATATTGTAGGAcgtattatttttatggtgtagTCTTCATTTTTCCGTTATTTaattttcatagaaataacatcatatcaatagaaaaaaaattatgagcaTGTATCTGCATCGAATCATTTGTTTGACGTTAATAGTAGACGTTATTTTATTGTAATACATTTTGCATTTTTAAAATTGTTGTTTAAACATTTGTCTCTGAGTTTTATTCTTATAAATCATCTATTCATGAGTGTTAGAAGTTTTTCTCCCATTTAAGATGgtatttaataagaaaaatacatttgAACAATATTTTCGGTAATATTTGTAGATGCTATCCGAACCACCCTTTTTCGATCCATATCAACATTTCGTATAGAAGTTATTATCTCAGCAATAGTGTCCCTGCCCATGATGAACTAAAATTATTGGGTTCTCCAAATTTGATATAATCAACgtgttttttacttatttatttttgaatatgatatGAATTATTAAAGATATATGCGTGAGACACAATCTACTAATTAATCTATTTCTTTCAAATACCCTACTAGAAACAGATCACAATTTCATTATATAATAACTCGGGAGCTAATGaaactattttagtaaaatttaatTCTCTCAATTCCCGGGCGATTGCACCAAAAATTCAAGTTCCTTTTGGATTTCCTTCTTGATCAATAACAACCGCAACATTGTCATTATATCGTATTATTATCCCGTTGTCACATTTGAGTTCTTTATAGGTACGCACAATTATGGCCCTGACTACTTCTGATCTTTCTAGGGGCATATTTGGTACTGCTTCTTTGATCACAGCAACAATAACGTCACCAATATGAGCATATCGATGATGGCTAGCTCCTATGATTCGAATACACATCAATTCTTGAGCCCCGCTATTATCTGCTACATTTAAATGGGTCTGAGGttgaatcatttttttaatcCGTTATTTGAATGCaaaaggtgaagaaaaaaaaagaaatatttttgtccaaaaaaaaaagaaacatgtgGTTTTGTTTTATATCTAAGAGCCCTTTCTacatttttgtctattacatTACTAAATAATGAATTGAGTTCGTATAGGCATTTTGGATGCTGCTAGTGAAATAGCCCTTCTGGCTATATTTTCTGTTACTCCACCCATTTCATAAAGTATTCGCTCTGGTTTAACAACAGCTACCCAATATTCAAGGGATCCTTTTTCTGAACCTATACGTGTTTCTGCGGGTCTTAGTGTAACTGGTTTGTCTGGAAATATACGTACCCATATTTTTTCACCAAGACGTGCATTTCGTATCATTGCTCGTCGGCCTGCTTCTATTTGTCGAGATGTAATCCAAGCAGGTTCAAGTGCCTGAAGAGCATATTTACCGAAAGAAATATGATTACCCCGATAAGATATTCCCTTCATTCTTCCTCTATGTTGTTTACGGAATCTGGTTCTTTTGGGGTTATAGTTGATGGTTGTTTCTGAATTCCATCTCTACTACAGAACTGGACGTGATAGTTTCTTCTCATCCAGCTCCTCGCGAATAGAAGGATTCCAAAAAATTCAATTTGAATTAAGCTAGAAGAGTCAATCTTAAGTtaagatatatatgtatttactaaGCAATACCTTGAACGTGGGCTTCTTTGAGATTTCATTAAATCTATTAGTAATTTTTATATCTTGTTTGAATAGATAACTAAACTTTTTAGTTTTataagtagaaatataaaaaattgtattATTATACCAAATTCTTATTTTGTCCTTTATTGTATTGTCctaaatttttcaataaaaaaaattttcgCGGGCGAATATTTACTCTTTCAATGCCTATTTCATTTGTAGGGTTAACTCGTGATTTCTCACAAATGAAAGAATTGATATATAAAGAACAAACAAAAAAGGAAGAATAACGTAGAACAAAAAGAAAGAGACAAAACAATGCCAAAGAGTGgagatacaaaaaaaatagttttactaCATTACCATTTAGTCATTTACCTCTAATAATCTAAGacgaaaaaagtaaaaatcaaacaaataaagaaaaaaagtacacATAACAAAAACGATATCAAttaaaatgtaataaaaataaaaaatatatatggagcaaataaaatagaaaaacaaattcaaataaaCAATAGATCGTTTACTTTTAccttttttatagtttatactgtataaatataacTAATGACATAATTCGAGGAacatttttctcaattaaattggAGATTgatttatagaaaaaaaactaTATAAGGTAACTCTTTTAGCGTTCTCTCTTTCCTATTCAAGTGATGTTAATAatattagcaatatgtaataagGATATGCAAACAAAATAGTTGAATTCCCGATATAAATGCTACATTAGTCGGTTCACAGTGTAGGATCCTCCTTGATCCTTTTTAGATGATACTCTCGGCTGCCCTTCTTATTTTTACGTCGGACTAATGATATGAATGAAAGTTAGTCTTTTGTACATGCCTAGACTCGATCGAGAGGCTTAGGAGCCTACCGATTCCTTATTTGTTATCCTGGCGTCCTGTTTGCAGGCTTGTTCAAAAATTTCTTTGCAACTTTCTGAagtattcatactttattatgtAGTCTTTTGATTACCAAATAGTTTCTATAATATAATAAAGGCTATACGTCATCGATTGTGATGCTTATGCTCTAGCTCTTCCGGTTAAAGTCGAGCTTTAGTTTTTTTCTCTTAGTAGCGTCCCTCAACCTCCTTTTTCATTTCTGCATAAGCTTCCATGCTTTGATAGTTAtcttctattattaatatctttgaaagattattttttcttatatcaattatcaaaatatttatcagACATACAACGTGTAAAATGTATAAATCATTATTTGTAACATTTTCACACTTAACATATATATTTAACCttattattctaatttatttccacttttcaaaaaaaaaaagaaatctaagAGGTACCCGAATCTTTTGATACATTTAGTTAATTATATGGACACAGTATGATTTATAACTTTGACTGAATTATCTAACATTTGAGAACATGATGTTTACAATTTGTTTAAAAGTCGATTCAAATCAAAACCGAACCAAAtcaattttatttagtttgatttgatataattttattaaaattaaatcgAAAATAACTCGAAAAAAATCGATAAAGTAATATACAAATTTTATagttacatatataaataatatattaatttttataaataattgataTACTTCTTGGCCTAAAAGAAGTAAGAGTGGGAGGGGGGAGAGAAGAAAACATAGTAGAAAATAAATTTCTTGGCCTTAAGAAAATGTTGAGCCATGTTTTTTTATATTGTAtacaaagattttttttaaaaaaacttcatAAGATTTGTCTCACAACAACAACTCAATGAATTATAAGACCTTATCTTTCATTTTCTAGTCTCTTATGTTTATTTACACTGCGCTCCTTTAATATACTCCTTACATTATATAACTACAAAATAAGAAGTTTGTCTTCATATGTTGAAAACGATTGGTAATATAAGAGATGGAAATAAGAATAAcgtgaaaaatatctaaaaacaacaATATCTCTAGCATAATACGCTAAATTCTTGAGATAATAATACAAAATTGGATTACTGTTACCAATAACGCACAACTAATTTAATGTATTGTAAAAGCTAGTCGAATCAGTAATGCTTTATTAGGTTAGTTTTTCATtcagttttaaaaaaatttcaccaacCAGCtgaactaaaaattacacaaatacaaaatttatgttttcaatattacaaaaagttccaactccctaaatatattacaaaaatcccaacatatacatagaatgttatgtatatgtcggctaggttatgtatattaataaggagagagagtaaaataatttaaaaaatgggagagagtgtaattactttcaaaagggttggtatttatgttatttatactataaTAAATCTACTCATATCTATAACAATtgttttttttactaaaattgaATAAGGTTGAATCGCTCCCTATACCAATCATTTTTACATTTCTTCATACCATTGTtctgaaaaatgatttttcttgagCCAACATGTATTGAAAGCAGATTCTCTATTCCACAAAGTTGAGTAAGAGTAAGGTCTAGTACAATACCCACCCTCTTCTAATCTCACTTGTGAGAATATACATAAtaagtatgttattgttgtttgcATCCATCATTTATGTACATAATAACATAATTTGGTACGATGTTAGTATTATTTTCAAGCAAAAACAGATGTGCTATAAAAATTTAATCTACTTAGATAAAGAAAGGTAAATATTTCTCCCTAAATAATTAGAGATCTTCGAAACATATATAAATGCAAAGTTGGATATAACTTACATCATATAAAGGAAAACTTACAAAGAAATTGAATATATCTCTAACTCATGAGGTCTTGGATggttaaaagttaaaaaaatctCAAGCAAAAGAGACAGCCTCCAAGTTAATAAATCTGACAACTTTCAATTTTATATGAAATCGTTTAACACCCTTATTCCAAGAAAATTAGGTAAACATATTTTGAAACACAACGATCATGTGAGGTCACTTTGTTTACTTATGTGCACTAGATTTCACATATAGCAAGTATTTGTGATGCTTCCACATCAACATCAGTACTTCTATGCACAAATTTAGCCACTATATGCTCACCGATTTTGTGTCCTTTGCAAGAAATGGCCTCAATCATCATATGTCAGAGGGTGATTAATAAGGAAATCATCCATGACTCAATCACCTTAATAGCCGGAATAATCAATGAAACATCGATTTCCTCATTCATCACTCTCAATAGGCTTTTTCAGCAGGTGAAGTAGGCTTGAACGCCATCACTAAGTTGAGCATTAGGCTCTGCCACTGCATCCAACTCCATCACTATTGCCAAACGAAGAAAATTGTTAGGATCAGTATTGTTTTTGCTATTCAACAAATGAATTTAAATCACAAGGAAGATAAAAgaaattgttttattttatagagTACCCATTTAAGTGGAGTTATTTAGAGGAATACGGACAACCTTTTGGATTCCAAAAACTGATAAAGATGTGGGAAATAAAGAAGAGTAAATGGAGAGATGTAATtaagaaattttaatttaaatccattacaattaattattttaatatagcaagtatataaaaaaagattaaaaaattgagaaaaaaataggaaTGGAGGCATTAGAACTATGCCACATCATCATATGTTTaatcctcctttatatatatagagagagagagattgtgAATAagtaatatacataatatatatatatatatataagtaatataaatatttatatataaaatataaataggagtaaaatagtaatttagtgTATcatattgggttatcggtttaaccgataacccaataagctaaaaccgaaaCCAAATTGGTTacccaataatttatttttattaaatcaataaaaaacaaattaacccaataacccaatagcaTTTTTACCGGTTGGATCCAACAGCATTTTTACCGATTTGGTTTATCAGTCGGTTCGGTTCTGCAAACCCTTAGCTACATTGCCTTCATTATAATTTGTTTCTCTTACACATTGGACATTAGTAGGTGATTGTTATTCTTACTTTCCTTTTATAGGTTTTTACCATAAATAACTTTAGCTTTTACTACTCAGATTTTGAATACTGTGTGTgtttaaaacttgtcattttaATGATTAGATAAGGTTATATTTGACTatagaattttcttttaatttgttcaTGTTTGAATCTTATAAGATATCAAAGGATGATGAgagaatagaagaagataaaataatAGCTTCTTGGTTTCACTGTATCTAACACGGTTCAAAACACGAGCGTCAAAGTACCTAATTTTTTATGTGAATTTGAATATAAAACCTTCAAATTGTTGTTAATTTATGTCCAGAGCAAATCATTTAATGTATTTGTTAGGtaatattttgattgaatttaggaaaaaaagtattcaaagtcaaaattgaaaatataatttgattaaaaGTATTCAAAGCTTAAACAGGAGCAACAAACATTTTATTTTGATCTCAACTCATTTAAACAAGACAAGTCAAATGAATTGGCACGAGTCTTGAGATAATGATAAAATTGCGGATTGAAtcaaaatttggataaatttcatTTTGATCTCAGCTCATCTAAACATGACAAAGTCAAATGAATTGACACGAGTCTTGAGATAATGGTAAAAATGTGGACTGAATCAAAATTTAGATAAATCACACtgttttaattcaaaaatttgagaAGTAATTTTGAAGTTATCCATATAAGTCAAACTAGCAAACGGATATAATTTAACCTTAATTAACTTGGAACGGATACTTAAAATCTTGCTGGTTACAGTGACAATGATTAATGTTAGTGATtttagtaatgttggtggtgatagttatgatggttagtattgtagtgactgttatgatggtggcggttGATAGTGATGGTGGTgattgtgatgtgacgttgcttgatgttagtagttggaggtattgattgtgatggctgaaaaatgaatgcatgatggtttgACAATCTGTTGATGCTAGTTGGAGATGtggttagttgtgatggtggacatgattgttagtagagataaattgtagcgatatgatagtggttgaagtgatggtagaggtggcatTACTAGTCACAATGGTGGTGACGACCAAAGAAtttgtggaggttgtgatgtattagtggtagttagagatGATGCtaattgtgatagatgagttggtcgatagtagggattgaccggtagtggttgatgatgatggtgttgttgatggcggtgaatataattagaataatagaggccataggtgtggtagcggttgacaacaGTGGTTGATAGCGATATCTGTTGTCGATGgtgattgtgatggtggaggtggttagTGGTAGTGGGtcgtggttgacaatggtggcgGTGACaaaggtggttagtggtggtgattgatgattatgaataaAGCGGTGGTGAATATTAGCCAACACCAAAATtcctcttcagacctattaagacttgattctagatctaaatgattaagacctattcagacttattaagagctaaaatgttaataaaaaataaatgtacttaatggtctgaagtctgaaccattcagattcagacctccattccgtgcaaacaaatgagccctaAATAGTTCTTAGATAATCATACAACAATCAAGAACTAAAAATTTATAACACTAGAACAAGAAATTAACTGAATTGGAGCCGAATCTCAACAGAAGAGAAGGAATTCAACACAAATCTTTATCCGTTAAGATTTTTCtatttaaaacttaaatatttgttatagttaattatttattgaatgcacctgagtaaaataaaaaatacaaataatatatattaaagaagaaaagagaacaTTTTAATAACTCTATGAAACagtttttttggtttcccattaACGGATGGTGAAAAACTAAAAGTTGGAATTATCCAAAATATTTCCCCACTTCATTAGAAGAAATatataaatcaatacatatggagtaataataatattagcataaatatttatcttagtttcttgagaaaattgaaggaaaggtgtcttttaaattttgaatgaaggattggtgacattgatcaacttaaagggtcaaacatcattagaaaacttgattaagttaattgtggacttgattaatattttcaaaactttctaatatttttaaaaataaaaattaacccaactcacacccctctttaatccaaatcatccactctctctctccagcttctctcaactctcttccaaccaacagtctgcaaaatttctcccttcaacctccggcgataaatagtcgagcgagttccttttcgactttcaaccgtcaatcgacgtgaagacttctctggCAACAATAATTTCTAGCTCTTCGTCGTcctatttcctttttcacaggtaaaaaattatgaagaaatagaggaacttgagccaactacttttctagtattgaaatgtggactgaataaaatcttaatttttggtatttcttcttcttgttgtcattctgttgattcgaatttattggtgattttttagcacagttgatgttcttagtgcgtgtgtgtgtgtgcatgtgtgatatgttggtgttgctaggttgatttgttatttgtcttggtaaaaatgatattgcaacagatgaaacatctgatgtaacagataaaatatatgatgcaacagatgaaaatctgatacaacagatgaacaatctaacagatcattcatctgttgtgacagatgactcttctgtttggaagaaatctaaacaatattgatccaacataTAACTGATTAGTGAcctgtttttattcttttcaatggtttactctttattttgcaacATATTAGGACtgtttattctttccaacggtttactcatccgttgcaataggtcggttatatgttgcaatagataacatacgtGGTGCAATAGATTATTGAACTgcttttattctttccaacggtttactcatccattgcaacagatcggttatatgttgcaacagataaaatatctggtgcaatagattagtgatctctTTTTACGATTTcgaacggattactcatccgttgaaacgggtcagttatatattgcatcagataaaataccaggtgcaatagattagtactctttttatggtttccacggattactcatccgttgcaataggtcggttatatgttgcaacagataacatacctggtgcaacagattagttgtctgttggaactgttatattactattatgtattaatcaattataatctatgttatgtttttgttaatttaagataacatggctcccaaaagaaaagaaatagaatcaagtccaagtaaaggaacaagtgcatcagctcagctacatccaccactctatgagcttgctttacaagcgttatctcaatcaggagtagaagataatgaacacggggaggagaaatttttcaaaagagatgatccaaatgctaatagcccttccaccaagagttggttaaaaccttcagtattgatcattatcctgtgagaatgtagtgcgatggtgccatagatttaacgtatgatttcgtggttaagtcagtcatagaaaaatctttcgacgccttcagaaaaatacttcgagaacaaaaattggattcttatttcagggaaagctgctttgagaaatatcttgatttgctataggacaacaatgcttgtttccatataaaaatggtatatgatcttcttaagcgcaggtttatgtatgaaaacaaagataagatggatgaggcgtggataaattactgtg of the Capsicum annuum cultivar UCD-10X-F1 chromosome 11, UCD10Xv1.1, whole genome shotgun sequence genome contains:
- the LOC124888825 gene encoding 50S ribosomal protein L14-like encodes the protein MIQPQTHLNVADNSGAQELMCIRIIGASHHRYAHIGDVIVAVIKEAVPNMPLERSEVVRAIIVQLKMEPKNSNSPTVENNVMNFLLASLETLSRSMARMKANVEKLDSDVASTSERLETIPFSIRQLLFIIHSTNTLVVNRRVETTRIEQLAMATVVDT
- the LOC124888826 gene encoding 50S ribosomal protein L16, chloroplastic; the encoded protein is MKGISYRGNHISFGKYALQALEPAWITSRQIEAGRRAMIRNARLGEKIWVRIFPDKPVTLRPAETRIGSEKGSLEYWVAVVKPERILYEMGGVTENIARRAISLAASKMPIRTQFII